From a region of the Synechococcus sp. PCC 7502 genome:
- the fabG gene encoding 3-oxoacyl-[acyl-carrier-protein] reductase — protein MGNLVGKVAIVTGASRGIGKAIAQALAQEGAKVVINYASSATAAVALVQAIQDQGGEAIAQAGDVSKPEQVDALIKSAMDTWGRVDILVNNAGITKDTLLLRMKLEEWQAVIDLNLTGVFLCTQRVSKIMLKQKSGRIINIASVAGQMGNPGQANYSAAKAGVIGFTKTVAKELASRSITVNAVAPGFITTDMTAGLEAEGILSYIPLARYGTPEEVAGVVRFLAADPAAAYITGQVFNVDGGMVMA, from the coding sequence ATGGGTAATTTAGTCGGAAAAGTTGCGATTGTGACGGGGGCATCACGGGGAATTGGTAAAGCGATCGCCCAAGCTCTGGCACAGGAAGGAGCAAAGGTAGTAATTAATTATGCTAGTTCGGCTACGGCGGCGGTGGCATTAGTTCAAGCAATTCAAGATCAAGGCGGAGAGGCGATCGCCCAAGCAGGAGACGTATCTAAACCAGAGCAGGTAGATGCCCTAATTAAATCAGCAATGGACACTTGGGGGAGGGTTGATATTTTAGTTAATAATGCGGGAATCACTAAAGATACACTGCTTTTACGCATGAAACTAGAGGAATGGCAAGCTGTAATTGACCTCAACCTGACAGGGGTATTTTTATGTACCCAACGAGTCTCAAAGATTATGCTTAAACAAAAATCGGGACGTATTATTAACATTGCCTCGGTAGCGGGACAAATGGGTAACCCCGGACAGGCAAATTACAGTGCTGCTAAAGCAGGAGTGATCGGCTTTACTAAAACCGTGGCGAAGGAACTAGCTTCCCGCAGTATTACCGTTAATGCCGTTGCCCCCGGATTTATCACCACAGATATGACCGCAGGACTAGAGGCAGAAGGAATTTTAAGTTATATTCCCCTCGCTCGCTATGGTACTCCTGAAGAAGTGGCAGGGGTGGTGAGGTTCCTAGCTGCCGATCCTGCTGCCGCTTACATTACTGGACAGGTATTTAATGTGGACGGTGGTATGGTGATGGCTTAA
- a CDS encoding GspE/PulE family protein, producing the protein MSSSHPLPSEQSVWKQLRCNHLFSCDEALRLLVDPSGRLNINGLDAELNHRFFQKFEDRNSLPPVVPLLLWQSCFYLGSPVEISDDILKKISDRTLTAIKIIPIASESYRAWFRTQNLPDPKNITSNRLINPLTGETEEVDIREVTDLYLSQAANQTRRINALISVAMQHRASDIHLEPTEEGLRFRCRIDGILRDIKTLPLEVSRRIIVALKVMCNMDIAESRRPQDGRIGRSYTEENTESANLDMRVSTLPCVNGEKVVIRLLPRRNPFTGNIQGLGFTPRALQTYSTWLQQPQGLIIMTGPTGSGKTSTLYTSLQMIATEHVNVVTVEDPVEYILPNITQTQVHELAGMTFAAGLRAILRQDPDIVMVGEVRDPETAETVIRAALTGHLVLSTMHTNDAASAIPRLKDLGPDPGLISDALLGIVAQRLVRKVCPHCAQPHIPSDTELMALTLSRSDIGSNWRKGKGCEKCLGSGYLGREAVVELLDVNDHVRRIIYEGNITQMNRYLSEIDFDSFRLAAIDKVIRGVTTVEEVTRVLPRSALVHRSVFVPRQISNAS; encoded by the coding sequence ATGTCCTCTTCCCATCCACTACCATCGGAGCAATCAGTTTGGAAACAACTCAGGTGCAATCACCTATTTTCCTGTGACGAAGCACTTAGGCTTTTGGTTGATCCATCGGGCAGATTAAATATAAATGGCTTGGATGCAGAGCTAAATCATCGCTTCTTTCAGAAATTTGAAGATCGGAACTCTCTTCCTCCGGTAGTGCCTTTGCTGCTGTGGCAGAGTTGCTTTTACTTGGGCAGCCCCGTGGAAATTAGTGATGACATTCTTAAAAAAATTAGCGATCGCACCCTTACGGCTATCAAAATCATCCCGATCGCCTCCGAAAGCTATAGGGCATGGTTTCGTACCCAAAATCTCCCCGATCCCAAAAATATTACTTCCAATCGTTTAATCAATCCCTTAACAGGGGAAACTGAAGAAGTTGATATTCGTGAAGTTACCGACCTTTACCTATCCCAAGCCGCCAACCAAACTCGCCGCATTAACGCCCTAATTTCTGTGGCAATGCAGCACCGTGCCAGTGATATTCACCTTGAGCCAACGGAAGAAGGTTTGAGATTTCGCTGTCGGATTGATGGTATTTTGCGGGATATTAAAACCCTACCCCTAGAGGTCAGCCGCCGTATTATTGTTGCCCTTAAAGTGATGTGTAACATGGATATTGCCGAAAGTCGCAGACCCCAAGACGGGCGCATTGGCAGAAGCTACACCGAGGAAAATACCGAAAGTGCCAATTTAGATATGCGCGTTAGCACCTTGCCCTGTGTTAATGGCGAAAAAGTCGTAATTAGATTATTACCAAGGCGGAATCCATTTACAGGAAATATTCAAGGTTTAGGATTTACGCCCAGAGCTTTACAAACCTATAGCACTTGGTTACAACAGCCCCAGGGGTTAATTATTATGACGGGACCCACTGGCTCAGGTAAAACTAGTACCCTTTATACCAGCCTGCAAATGATTGCCACTGAGCATGTCAATGTGGTCACAGTCGAAGACCCCGTAGAATATATCCTGCCTAATATTACCCAAACCCAAGTACATGAGCTGGCAGGGATGACCTTTGCGGCAGGATTAAGGGCGATTTTGCGACAAGACCCTGATATTGTCATGGTGGGCGAAGTCAGAGACCCTGAAACGGCAGAAACTGTGATTAGAGCAGCTTTGACAGGACACCTAGTACTTAGTACCATGCACACCAATGATGCTGCCAGTGCCATTCCTCGCCTTAAGGACTTAGGACCAGACCCCGGCTTAATTAGTGATGCTTTGTTAGGTATAGTGGCACAGCGTCTAGTGCGTAAGGTTTGTCCCCACTGCGCTCAACCTCATATCCCTTCTGATACGGAACTCATGGCTTTAACGCTTAGTAGAAGTGATATTGGCAGCAACTGGCGTAAGGGTAAAGGCTGTGAAAAATGTTTAGGATCGGGATATTTGGGACGGGAAGCCGTGGTGGAATTATTGGATGTGAATGATCATGTACGTCGAATTATCTATGAAGGCAATATTACCCAAATGAATCGGTATTTAAGTGAAATTGATTTTGATTCCTTTCGCCTCGCTGCCATTGATAAGGTGATTAGGGGAGTTACAACCGTTGAAGAAGTGACAAGAGTTTTACCACGCAGCGCACTAGTACATAGGTCTGTGTTTGTACCTAGGCAAATATCTAACGCCAGTTAA
- the bchB gene encoding ferredoxin:protochlorophyllide reductase (ATP-dependent) subunit B, which produces MKLAYWMYAGPAHIGTLRVATSFKNVQAIMHAPIGDDYFNVMRSMLERSRDFTPVTTSVVDRHVLARGSGEKVIDNIVRKDVEGSPDLIILTPTCTSSILQEDLHNFVEQAQMSAKCDVMLADVNHYRVNELQAGDRTLEQVVKFYIEKARKKGELPTAKTSKPSVNILGISTLGFHNHHDCTELKRLMADLGIEVNLVIPEGASVHDLKKLPQAWFNLVPYRELGGMAAKYLELEFGTPCVDITPMGVVETARCIRKIQEVLNAQGADVDYEEFINEQTLYVSEAAWFSRSIDCQNLTGKKAVVFGDSTHAAAMTKILVREMGINVVWAGTYCKYDEEWFRKEVSEYCEEVLITEDHGLIGDAIARVEPSAIFGTQMERHVGKRLNIPCGVIAAPIHVQNFPIGYKPFLGYEGTNQVCDLVYNSFTLGMEDHLLEIFGGHDTKEVITKGISAGADMNWSKEAKATLQQIPGFVRGKVKRNTEKFARDRQVSEITLEVFYAAKESVGA; this is translated from the coding sequence ATGAAACTAGCCTATTGGATGTATGCAGGTCCTGCCCATATTGGTACTTTACGGGTTGCTACTTCATTTAAGAATGTCCAAGCAATTATGCACGCCCCCATTGGAGATGATTATTTTAATGTCATGCGCTCAATGCTAGAGCGATCGCGGGATTTTACACCTGTGACAACTAGTGTGGTCGATCGCCATGTACTGGCAAGGGGTTCAGGGGAGAAAGTTATAGATAATATTGTGCGTAAAGATGTGGAGGGTAGTCCTGATTTAATTATTCTGACTCCGACTTGTACCTCTAGTATTTTGCAGGAGGACTTGCATAACTTTGTCGAGCAGGCACAGATGAGTGCTAAGTGTGATGTGATGTTGGCGGATGTAAATCACTATCGAGTTAATGAACTCCAAGCAGGCGATCGCACCCTAGAACAAGTTGTTAAGTTCTACATTGAAAAAGCTCGCAAAAAAGGGGAACTGCCCACAGCTAAAACCTCGAAACCATCGGTCAATATTTTAGGTATTTCCACCTTAGGATTTCATAATCACCATGACTGCACCGAACTAAAGCGGTTAATGGCGGATTTGGGCATAGAGGTCAACCTAGTTATTCCTGAAGGGGCATCAGTCCATGACTTAAAAAAATTGCCTCAAGCCTGGTTTAATTTAGTCCCTTACCGTGAATTAGGGGGAATGGCTGCCAAGTATTTAGAGTTAGAATTTGGTACGCCCTGCGTGGATATTACGCCGATGGGTGTGGTCGAAACTGCCCGTTGCATTCGCAAAATTCAAGAGGTATTGAATGCCCAAGGAGCAGATGTTGATTACGAAGAGTTCATTAACGAGCAGACTTTATACGTTTCCGAGGCGGCTTGGTTCTCCCGTTCTATTGATTGTCAAAACCTGACAGGCAAAAAAGCTGTAGTGTTTGGGGACTCTACCCATGCGGCGGCGATGACCAAAATTTTAGTACGAGAAATGGGTATTAATGTGGTTTGGGCTGGCACCTATTGTAAATATGATGAGGAATGGTTCCGCAAAGAAGTCAGTGAATATTGCGAGGAAGTTTTAATTACTGAGGATCATGGACTGATTGGCGATGCGATCGCCCGTGTGGAACCGTCAGCTATTTTTGGTACCCAGATGGAACGTCATGTTGGTAAACGCTTAAATATTCCCTGTGGTGTAATTGCCGCACCGATTCACGTTCAGAACTTTCCCATTGGCTATAAACCGTTTTTAGGCTACGAAGGCACCAATCAAGTGTGTGATTTAGTGTATAACTCCTTCACTTTAGGCATGGAAGATCACCTATTAGAGATTTTTGGGGGTCACGATACCAAAGAAGTTATCACTAAAGGAATTTCCGCAGGTGCTGATATGAACTGGAGCAAAGAAGCAAAGGCAACTCTGCAACAAATTCCTGGGTTTGTACGGGGTAAGGTCAAACGGAATACGGAGAAATTTGCCCGCGATCGCCAAGTCAGTGAAATTACCTTGGAAGTATTTTATGCGGCTAAGGAATCAGTCGGAGCTTAA